One window of the Labilibaculum sp. genome contains the following:
- a CDS encoding AMP-binding protein, with protein MNQNKLINSISKTIHKNWEQPAFTNYQKDTITYQEVAQRIHWMHLLFKELGIKKGDKIAVIGRNLNNWAVTYLGTITYGAVIVPILPDFNSSDIHHIVNHSESTLLFTTENIFNKIDDSKIKKLKGIISLEDFNVFCSSCDKLKKAVEKANAESLKNKVDKNKLDYANPKDEDIAVLSYTSGTSGFSKGVMLAYESLYSNIQIGFDHIDLRPQDKVVSFLPLAHVFGCMFEFLTEFCCGCHVIFLSRVPTPQLITKAFQEVQPRLICLVPLIMEKIYKKRILPALESRRVKLMLKIPLLEKKIYKKIRNSLTETFGGKFIEVIIGGAALSKEVEDFLLKIEFPFSVGYGMTECGPLISYSPNSKFRAHSCGKVVDRMQVRIKSDDPFNIVGEIQVKGSNVMKGYYKNPEATKEALDKDGWLGTGDLGIIDKDDNIYIKGRCKNMLLGPSGQNIYPEEIEACLNNMPFIQESIVTDDKDHKLIALIYPDYEACDAEGLNKDEIEEALNKDKQILNKSFPAYMKISRVIVFPEEFKKTPKRNIKRYLYTSLYHE; from the coding sequence ATGAATCAGAATAAGTTAATAAATTCAATTAGCAAAACTATACATAAAAACTGGGAGCAACCTGCATTTACTAATTACCAGAAAGATACTATTACCTATCAGGAAGTAGCCCAAAGAATACATTGGATGCATCTTCTTTTTAAGGAGTTAGGAATAAAAAAAGGAGACAAAATTGCAGTTATTGGTCGCAATTTAAACAATTGGGCCGTTACTTATTTAGGAACCATAACTTATGGAGCTGTAATAGTACCCATTCTCCCCGATTTTAATTCCAGCGATATTCATCACATTGTTAACCATTCCGAATCTACATTACTTTTTACAACCGAAAATATTTTCAATAAAATTGATGATTCAAAAATTAAAAAACTGAAAGGTATCATTTCATTGGAAGACTTTAATGTTTTTTGTTCATCATGCGACAAATTGAAAAAAGCAGTTGAAAAAGCCAATGCAGAATCACTAAAAAATAAGGTAGATAAAAACAAACTGGATTACGCCAATCCTAAAGATGAAGATATTGCTGTTTTATCGTATACATCAGGAACATCGGGATTTTCGAAAGGAGTAATGCTGGCCTATGAGTCACTGTATTCGAATATACAAATCGGCTTCGACCATATTGATTTACGCCCGCAAGACAAGGTAGTTTCATTTTTGCCATTGGCACATGTATTCGGCTGTATGTTCGAATTCCTTACCGAATTCTGTTGTGGTTGTCATGTTATATTTCTTTCAAGAGTACCAACTCCACAGTTAATCACCAAGGCTTTTCAGGAAGTGCAACCTCGCTTAATCTGCTTGGTTCCTCTTATTATGGAAAAGATCTATAAAAAAAGAATATTACCAGCCCTGGAAAGCAGAAGAGTGAAACTGATGCTTAAGATCCCATTATTGGAAAAGAAAATTTATAAGAAAATTCGAAATTCACTCACAGAAACCTTTGGCGGGAAATTTATAGAAGTGATTATTGGAGGCGCGGCCTTAAGTAAAGAAGTGGAAGATTTTCTTCTTAAAATAGAATTCCCATTTTCTGTTGGTTACGGAATGACGGAATGTGGTCCACTAATTAGTTATAGCCCAAACAGTAAATTTCGTGCACATTCTTGTGGGAAAGTAGTTGATCGTATGCAGGTTAGAATCAAATCTGATGACCCATTTAATATTGTTGGTGAAATTCAGGTGAAGGGCTCCAACGTAATGAAGGGCTACTACAAAAATCCTGAAGCTACAAAAGAAGCCCTTGATAAAGACGGTTGGTTGGGAACAGGTGATCTTGGAATCATTGATAAAGACGATAACATATACATCAAAGGCAGATGTAAGAATATGCTGCTTGGTCCATCAGGACAGAATATTTATCCGGAAGAAATTGAAGCATGCTTAAATAATATGCCGTTTATTCAGGAATCAATTGTTACTGATGATAAAGATCACAAGTTAATTGCACTGATCTATCCGGATTACGAAGCTTGTGATGCGGAAGGATTAAACAAAGACGAAATTGAAGAAGCTCTTAATAAGGACAAGCAAATTTTAAACAAAAGCTTTCCTGCCTATATGAAAATATCACGGGTTATTGTATTTCCCGAGGAATTTAAGAAAACTCCCAAAAGAAATATAAAAAGATATTTGTACACTAGTTTGTATCACGAATAA
- the asnS gene encoding asparagine--tRNA ligase, protein MEQKRIKIKNLLVSNEVGSEVNVKGWVRTKRGNKQINFIALNDGSTIQNLQIVVDVPNFNEDLLKKISTGAAISVVGEVIASQGSGQSVEVSATKIEVLGVADPEKYPLQPKKHSLEFLREKAHLRFRTSTFSAVFRIRHAMAFAVHEFFNKKGFFYMHTPLITGSDAEGAGEMFRVSTLNPKNPPLNEDGSINYKEDFFGKETNLTVSGQLEGELGAMALGEIYTFGPTFRAENSNTTRHLAEFWMIEPEMAFYDINDNMDLAEEFLKYMIKYALDNCMEDLEFLSKRLKEEEKGKKADEQSMELIEKLKFVLENDFVRLTYTEAIDILRNSQPNKKKKFQYLIDGWGADLQSEHERYLVEKKFMKPVILIDYPKEIKSFYMKQNEDGKTVAAMDILFPGIGEIIGGSQREEDYDKLVTRMKEMGIPSEDMDWYLDTRRFGTATHSGFGLGFERMMLFVTGMGNIRDVIPFPRTPKNAEF, encoded by the coding sequence ATGGAACAGAAAAGAATAAAGATCAAGAACCTGTTGGTTTCGAATGAAGTTGGCAGTGAAGTAAATGTGAAAGGTTGGGTTAGAACTAAGCGTGGAAATAAGCAAATTAATTTTATCGCCTTAAATGATGGTTCTACGATTCAAAATCTTCAGATTGTTGTTGATGTTCCTAATTTTAATGAGGATTTATTAAAGAAAATTTCTACAGGAGCAGCTATTTCTGTTGTTGGAGAGGTTATCGCATCGCAGGGAAGCGGACAGAGTGTTGAGGTTTCTGCAACAAAAATTGAGGTTTTAGGTGTTGCAGATCCGGAGAAATATCCACTTCAACCAAAGAAACATTCTTTGGAATTTTTGAGGGAAAAAGCACACTTACGTTTTCGTACCAGTACGTTTAGTGCGGTTTTCCGTATTCGTCATGCAATGGCTTTTGCGGTGCACGAATTCTTTAATAAAAAAGGCTTTTTCTATATGCATACCCCACTTATTACAGGTTCGGATGCTGAAGGTGCCGGAGAAATGTTTAGAGTAAGTACTTTAAATCCTAAAAATCCACCTTTAAACGAAGATGGAAGCATTAATTATAAGGAAGATTTCTTTGGAAAAGAAACGAACCTTACAGTTTCCGGTCAACTGGAAGGTGAATTAGGAGCAATGGCTTTGGGTGAGATTTATACATTTGGTCCTACATTTCGTGCCGAAAATTCAAATACAACCCGTCACCTGGCTGAGTTTTGGATGATAGAGCCGGAAATGGCATTCTATGATATCAACGATAACATGGATTTGGCCGAAGAGTTTTTGAAGTATATGATTAAATATGCTTTGGACAACTGTATGGAAGATCTTGAATTTTTGAGTAAGAGATTAAAAGAAGAGGAAAAAGGAAAGAAAGCTGATGAACAATCAATGGAATTGATTGAGAAGTTGAAATTTGTTTTGGAGAATGATTTTGTTCGTTTAACTTATACTGAGGCAATTGATATTCTTCGTAACTCCCAGCCAAATAAAAAGAAGAAATTTCAATATCTGATTGATGGTTGGGGAGCTGATCTTCAATCGGAGCATGAGAGATATTTGGTAGAGAAAAAATTCATGAAACCAGTTATTTTGATTGATTATCCAAAGGAGATCAAATCTTTTTATATGAAGCAAAATGAGGATGGAAAAACGGTAGCTGCTATGGATATTCTATTTCCTGGAATTGGGGAAATTATTGGAGGTTCGCAGCGTGAGGAAGACTACGATAAATTGGTAACCCGTATGAAAGAAATGGGTATACCTTCTGAAGATATGGACTGGTATCTGGATACCAGAAGATTTGGAACAGCTACACACAGTGGTTTCGGATTGGGATTTGAGAGAATGATGTTGTTTGTTACTGGAATGGGTAATATTCGTGACGTAATTCCTTTTCCCAGAACACCTAAAAATGCTGAGTTTTAA
- the rpoN gene encoding RNA polymerase factor sigma-54, giving the protein MLKQSLQQKLLQKLSPQQIQVIKLLELPTLQLEERIKKELEENPVLEEGNNEEDYHDDNQSDETPEKDKDQEEFSLEDYMNDEDTPSYKLSAQNYSQDDKHEEIPFSGGTTFHELLISQLGLRILTPEKYALTEYLIGNIDEDGYLRREIESIVDDLAFSMGVETSYEELVELLRVIQDFDPAGVGARDLQECLLLQIERKGKFNPDVKLAKLILKKNFEEFTKKHYDKIQKRVGASDEDFKCAVDEILKLNPKPGSTFNNPLDKASPTIIPDFILEEEDGDLMLSLNSRNVPELHISRAYSEMLEDYSGNKKNQSRENKDAVMFVKQKLDSAKWFIDAIKQRQNTLLISMNAIIDFQREYFLEGDERKLRPMILKDIAEITGLDISTISRVSNSKYIQTHFGIFSLKYFFSEGLQTDSGEEVSTREIKKILHECIDNEDKKKPLTDDKLALILKEKSYMIARRTVAKYREQLNIPVARLRKEL; this is encoded by the coding sequence ATGCTAAAGCAAAGTTTACAGCAAAAGTTATTACAGAAATTATCACCTCAGCAAATTCAGGTGATAAAATTGTTGGAGCTTCCAACTTTGCAGCTTGAAGAGCGAATTAAAAAAGAGTTGGAAGAGAATCCTGTTCTGGAAGAAGGAAATAATGAAGAAGATTATCATGATGACAATCAATCTGATGAAACTCCCGAGAAAGACAAAGACCAGGAAGAGTTTTCTTTGGAAGATTATATGAATGATGAAGACACTCCATCTTATAAGCTTTCTGCACAAAATTATTCGCAAGACGATAAGCACGAAGAAATTCCTTTTTCGGGAGGAACAACTTTTCATGAATTACTGATATCACAGTTAGGATTGCGCATTCTTACTCCTGAAAAATATGCTTTAACGGAGTATCTGATTGGAAATATTGATGAAGACGGATACCTTCGAAGAGAGATTGAAAGCATTGTGGATGATTTGGCTTTCTCTATGGGGGTTGAGACTTCCTATGAAGAATTAGTGGAATTGTTGCGGGTAATCCAGGATTTTGATCCCGCAGGAGTTGGTGCACGTGACCTGCAGGAGTGCTTGCTTCTTCAGATTGAACGCAAAGGCAAATTTAATCCAGATGTAAAATTAGCTAAGCTGATTCTGAAAAAGAATTTTGAAGAGTTTACCAAAAAGCACTACGATAAAATTCAGAAGAGAGTTGGCGCAAGCGATGAAGATTTTAAATGTGCTGTTGACGAAATTTTAAAGTTAAATCCAAAACCGGGAAGCACATTTAATAACCCATTAGATAAAGCATCGCCTACTATCATTCCCGATTTTATATTGGAAGAGGAAGATGGTGATTTGATGCTTAGCCTGAATTCACGAAATGTTCCCGAATTACATATTAGCAGAGCTTATTCCGAAATGCTTGAGGATTATTCCGGGAATAAAAAAAATCAGTCAAGAGAGAATAAAGATGCCGTTATGTTTGTGAAGCAAAAGCTCGATTCAGCAAAATGGTTTATTGATGCAATTAAACAAAGACAAAATACATTGTTGATAAGTATGAACGCGATTATTGATTTTCAGCGGGAATATTTTCTAGAAGGTGATGAACGTAAACTCAGACCAATGATTCTTAAAGATATTGCTGAAATCACAGGACTCGATATTTCAACAATATCACGGGTTTCAAATTCGAAATACATACAAACTCATTTTGGTATTTTTTCTTTAAAATATTTCTTTTCCGAGGGTTTGCAAACCGATTCGGGAGAAGAGGTGTCGACTCGTGAGATAAAGAAAATACTGCATGAATGTATTGATAATGAGGATAAAAAAAAGCCATTAACGGATGATAAGTTAGCGCTTATTTTAAAGGAGAAATCCTATATGATAGCAAGGCGTACTGTAGCTAAATACAGGGAACAATTAAATATTCCTGTGGCCAGATTAAGAAAAGAATTATAA
- a CDS encoding phosphatase PAP2 family protein: protein MNFARIISGVAHPMLMPLISVFVIFHSGTYLDFAPHQLVRVIYMIVAISTVLLPLSILPLLKNQNIISDIGLEKRQERLIPLVLTILFYFLGYYMLLKFPITRVIANLQLAAIISIFIVTLISLKWKISLHMAGIGGFLGMVIAFTILYSSSLKLVFMVGIILAGLIAYSRLKLNLHTPSQVYAGFIIGLVTICSSMLLL from the coding sequence ATGAATTTCGCCCGAATAATATCAGGAGTGGCACATCCAATGTTAATGCCATTGATTTCTGTTTTTGTAATATTTCATTCAGGAACCTACCTTGACTTTGCGCCCCATCAATTGGTGCGTGTTATTTATATGATTGTAGCAATTTCAACGGTATTACTGCCCCTAAGTATCTTGCCTTTACTGAAGAATCAGAATATAATTTCAGATATTGGTTTGGAAAAACGTCAGGAAAGACTCATTCCCCTGGTATTGACAATACTATTTTATTTTTTAGGTTATTACATGTTGCTTAAATTTCCAATCACAAGGGTAATCGCTAATTTACAACTGGCAGCTATTATTTCCATCTTTATTGTAACTCTTATCTCACTAAAGTGGAAAATTAGTTTGCATATGGCAGGTATTGGGGGGTTTTTAGGAATGGTAATTGCCTTTACCATACTTTATTCCAGTTCTCTGAAACTTGTATTTATGGTGGGAATTATTCTTGCAGGACTAATTGCTTATTCCCGGTTAAAATTAAACCTGCATACTCCATCTCAGGTTTACGCAGGTTTTATAATTGGTTTAGTAACGATTTGTTCTAGTATGCTTCTACTGTAA
- a CDS encoding SPOR domain-containing protein translates to MVKFNFFLILVFLLFSGCKDKKTVTPIEKGKLAEQTAKRLVPELTPEPDKPDPKLTSEQIAENRNSFDYHIVAASYNNIGQAENFKDRLYQKGYPSIVMEKNGKFRVVMQSFNKKETAIKELIRLRKLNKTPDLWLLRQ, encoded by the coding sequence ATGGTAAAATTTAACTTCTTTTTAATTCTTGTATTTCTTCTTTTTTCTGGATGTAAAGATAAAAAAACAGTAACTCCGATTGAAAAAGGGAAGCTTGCTGAACAGACAGCAAAACGATTGGTTCCTGAATTAACCCCTGAACCTGACAAGCCTGATCCAAAACTTACAAGTGAGCAAATTGCTGAAAACAGGAATTCTTTTGATTATCACATTGTAGCTGCCAGCTACAATAATATAGGTCAAGCTGAAAATTTTAAAGATAGATTGTACCAAAAAGGATACCCAAGTATTGTAATGGAAAAAAACGGTAAGTTTCGTGTTGTGATGCAATCATTTAATAAAAAAGAAACGGCAATTAAAGAACTGATTCGCTTACGGAAATTGAATAAAACACCGGATTTGTGGTTGTTACGCCAATAA
- a CDS encoding SPOR domain-containing protein, with protein sequence MRKYIKTAFIVSLILSISVSACKDEKKPPVKKEVTEKVKAKKETSKAELKAEPAVAKKKLEPVVEQVPNKYFLILASFQNIENAERLQQKLIKEGYHSEIFKAANGFHRVSYKAFSDRTLAFQELKSARASEENKENWLYIKR encoded by the coding sequence ATGAGAAAATATATTAAAACCGCATTTATTGTTTCACTTATTCTTTCAATTAGTGTCTCGGCCTGTAAAGATGAAAAAAAGCCTCCTGTAAAAAAAGAAGTTACTGAAAAGGTGAAAGCAAAAAAAGAGACTTCAAAAGCTGAACTCAAGGCAGAGCCGGCAGTAGCTAAAAAGAAACTTGAACCTGTAGTTGAACAAGTTCCAAACAAATATTTTTTAATTTTAGCTAGTTTTCAAAATATAGAGAATGCAGAACGTTTGCAGCAAAAATTAATTAAGGAAGGATATCATTCTGAAATTTTCAAAGCTGCAAATGGTTTTCACCGGGTTTCCTATAAAGCTTTTTCAGATCGCACTCTTGCTTTTCAGGAACTAAAATCAGCAAGAGCATCCGAGGAAAATAAAGAAAATTGGCTTTATATTAAACGATGA
- a CDS encoding methylglyoxal synthase — translation MKTIALVAHNQKKSVMLAWVKRHKDELKKHKLIGTTNTSELLNSVLDLEVKGFGHGPNGGDILLAAQILEGKVDEVIFLIDAETPHGHEHDIQTLIRTCVINNVPMALNLATADYLVKLNKSEV, via the coding sequence ATGAAGACAATCGCGTTGGTTGCTCACAATCAAAAGAAAAGTGTTATGCTTGCTTGGGTAAAAAGGCATAAGGATGAGCTTAAAAAGCATAAATTAATTGGGACTACAAATACATCAGAATTATTGAATTCAGTTTTGGATCTCGAGGTTAAAGGTTTTGGTCATGGTCCTAATGGCGGGGATATTCTTTTAGCCGCTCAGATATTGGAAGGGAAAGTAGATGAAGTAATTTTCTTAATAGATGCTGAAACACCGCACGGACATGAGCATGATATTCAAACCTTAATAAGAACATGCGTAATAAATAATGTACCAATGGCTTTAAATTTAGCTACCGCAGATTATTTAGTAAAGCTTAATAAATCAGAGGTGTAA
- a CDS encoding inorganic phosphate transporter, whose protein sequence is MENFYLIIVVVLFALAISDLIVGVSNDAVNFLNSAFGSKAAPRWAILTIASLGILVGATFSSGMMEVARKGIFHPDQFYFAEIMIIFIAVMLTDIILLDFYNTVGLPTSTTVSIVFELLGAAVAVAVVKIMNSSDQTMLDLGSYINSAKALAIITGILLSVVIAFFSGALVQYISRLIFTYKFEKTFKYFGALFGGFAITAITYFILIKGAKGSSFITKETLTWIKENTLTIILVCFVGWTVVLQALVWFVRLNILKVIVLVGTFALAMAFAGNDLVNFIGVPLAGFKSFQAFIANPGTDPYGMTMEILSDKVKTETYLLIIAGLIMTITLWFSKKARTVTETEIGLSNQNEGDEKFGSSFFARLLVRRSLSANSSFKSILPVKFQQGIQKRFTKPSAPAGIDKKDVPAFDMIRASVNLTVASILIAIGTSLKLPLSTTYVTFMVAMGSSLSDRAWDRDSAVYRITGVLTVIGGWFFTAFFAFTAAFIFASLINWLGGYAIVALLAVAVAFVVRSHVFHKRKSKSKDSVEEIDEEDASIISKGEIFEQLTHAVSVVTTKIPKVYAKIVNGLAFEERSTLKESLKKVRKLDKEAKSLKDKVPLVVQKLSEDSITTGPFYVQLLDYLREIAHSINFIAEPAFDYVDNNHKSLVPEQIDELNRIQAKLEDFFKTINRLLNDNNYDLDQIEKAFGKQKDLLSSLNKFRKEQIRRIKAEKVGTRNSVLYLGIINETKNLVLYSGNLLKASRDFTTGNDAGDLENDDL, encoded by the coding sequence ATGGAGAACTTTTACTTAATTATTGTAGTAGTGCTTTTTGCACTGGCTATTTCTGACCTTATTGTTGGGGTTAGTAATGATGCCGTTAATTTCTTAAACTCTGCATTTGGCTCCAAGGCAGCCCCTCGATGGGCTATTTTAACAATTGCCAGTCTTGGAATTTTGGTTGGAGCCACTTTTTCAAGTGGAATGATGGAAGTTGCCCGTAAAGGGATATTTCATCCCGATCAATTCTACTTTGCAGAAATCATGATCATCTTTATTGCGGTTATGCTAACAGATATTATTCTGTTGGATTTTTACAATACCGTAGGTTTGCCAACATCAACAACCGTATCGATTGTTTTCGAATTACTGGGTGCTGCTGTGGCTGTGGCCGTTGTCAAGATCATGAACTCTTCTGATCAGACAATGCTTGATTTAGGTAGTTACATCAATTCGGCAAAAGCATTGGCGATTATTACAGGTATCCTGTTGAGTGTGGTTATAGCCTTTTTCTCTGGTGCTCTGGTGCAGTACATTAGCCGCTTGATTTTTACTTACAAGTTTGAAAAAACTTTTAAGTATTTTGGAGCCCTTTTTGGAGGGTTTGCAATTACCGCAATTACCTATTTTATTTTAATCAAGGGAGCTAAGGGTTCTTCATTTATTACGAAAGAAACACTTACTTGGATCAAAGAAAACACACTGACAATTATTTTGGTTTGTTTTGTTGGATGGACAGTCGTTTTGCAGGCTTTGGTATGGTTTGTTCGTTTAAATATTTTAAAAGTAATTGTTTTGGTTGGAACTTTTGCTTTGGCGATGGCCTTTGCTGGTAACGATTTAGTTAACTTCATTGGTGTTCCATTGGCGGGTTTCAAATCGTTTCAGGCATTTATAGCAAATCCAGGTACCGATCCTTATGGAATGACAATGGAGATTTTAAGCGACAAAGTGAAAACAGAAACTTATTTGTTGATTATTGCCGGCTTAATAATGACGATTACTCTTTGGTTTTCTAAAAAAGCCAGAACAGTTACTGAAACAGAAATCGGATTAAGTAATCAGAATGAAGGCGATGAAAAATTTGGATCATCCTTTTTTGCCCGTCTTTTGGTGAGACGTTCTTTGTCTGCAAATAGTAGTTTTAAAAGTATATTACCAGTTAAGTTTCAGCAGGGGATTCAAAAACGATTTACCAAGCCTTCAGCTCCGGCAGGTATTGATAAAAAGGATGTACCAGCTTTCGACATGATTCGTGCTTCGGTAAACCTTACTGTTGCAAGTATCTTAATTGCGATAGGAACATCTCTAAAATTACCTTTGTCAACAACTTATGTAACATTTATGGTTGCAATGGGTTCTTCACTTTCCGATAGAGCCTGGGACAGAGATTCTGCAGTTTACAGAATTACAGGAGTACTTACTGTAATTGGAGGTTGGTTTTTTACAGCTTTTTTTGCTTTTACCGCGGCGTTTATTTTTGCAAGTTTAATTAATTGGCTTGGAGGATACGCTATTGTTGCTTTATTAGCTGTAGCTGTTGCTTTCGTTGTGCGTTCTCATGTATTTCATAAACGCAAATCGAAGAGTAAAGACTCAGTCGAAGAAATAGACGAAGAGGATGCTTCTATTATTAGTAAAGGAGAGATTTTCGAACAGCTTACTCATGCAGTATCGGTTGTAACTACTAAGATTCCTAAGGTTTATGCTAAAATTGTTAATGGTTTGGCTTTTGAAGAACGCAGTACTCTTAAAGAATCTCTAAAAAAGGTTAGGAAGCTCGATAAAGAAGCTAAATCGCTGAAAGACAAGGTTCCTTTGGTTGTTCAAAAACTTTCTGAGGACAGCATTACAACAGGACCATTTTACGTTCAATTGCTTGATTACTTGCGAGAAATTGCTCACTCGATTAATTTTATTGCTGAACCTGCTTTCGATTATGTGGACAACAATCATAAATCATTGGTTCCTGAACAAATCGATGAGCTAAATAGAATCCAGGCAAAACTTGAAGATTTCTTCAAAACCATAAATCGTTTATTAAATGATAACAACTATGATTTGGATCAAATTGAAAAGGCTTTTGGAAAGCAAAAAGATTTGTTGTCATCTTTAAATAAGTTTAGAAAAGAGCAAATTAGAAGAATTAAGGCTGAGAAAGTTGGAACCAGAAATTCGGTTCTTTATTTGGGAATTATCAATGAAACCAAAAATCTTGTGCTTTATTCAGGAAATCTTCTGAAAGCATCCCGCGATTTTACTACAGGAAATGATGCGGGCGATTTGGAGAATGACGATTTGTAA
- a CDS encoding NAD-dependent deacylase yields MKKLVVLSGAGMSAESGIRTFRDMGGLWKQYDVMEVASPQAWKKNPNLVHQFYNERRKQLFDCLPNKGHFLIAELEKQYEVEIVTQNVDDLHERAGSSNVLHLHGELKKARSTVDPKLIYDLDHWELSLNDTCEKGSPLRPHIVWFGENVPAISEAVAIVSKADVFVIVGTSLNVYPAAGLIDYIPNKTPVYVIDPNQPLMRSNRNITYIREKASVGMEKLFELLH; encoded by the coding sequence ATGAAAAAGTTAGTTGTATTAAGCGGTGCCGGCATGAGTGCTGAAAGTGGTATTCGAACATTTCGTGACATGGGTGGTCTTTGGAAGCAATACGATGTAATGGAAGTTGCCAGTCCTCAAGCATGGAAAAAAAATCCAAATTTAGTACATCAATTTTACAACGAACGTCGTAAACAATTGTTTGATTGCTTGCCTAATAAGGGGCATTTTCTTATTGCAGAACTTGAAAAACAGTATGAGGTTGAAATTGTTACTCAGAATGTTGATGATTTGCATGAACGAGCCGGAAGTTCAAATGTATTGCATCTTCACGGTGAGTTAAAGAAGGCTAGAAGTACAGTTGATCCTAAATTAATTTATGATCTAGATCATTGGGAACTAAGTTTAAACGACACTTGTGAAAAAGGTTCACCATTGAGGCCTCATATTGTGTGGTTTGGAGAAAATGTTCCGGCAATTAGCGAAGCGGTGGCTATTGTTAGTAAAGCGGATGTTTTTGTGATTGTTGGAACTTCATTAAATGTGTATCCGGCAGCAGGTTTAATCGACTATATTCCAAATAAAACACCTGTTTATGTTATCGATCCTAATCAGCCATTAATGCGATCAAACAGAAATATTACTTATATTAGAGAAAAGGCGAGTGTTGGAATGGAAAAACTGTTCGAACTTCTTCATTAA